The proteins below are encoded in one region of Methylobacillus flagellatus KT:
- the pepN gene encoding aminopeptidase N: MPSMFPATETAPTTIYLKDYTPAPYLASRIALKFELFEDKAIVRSEVAYVKNPATNSNRLVLNGQDQVIRAVELDGAPFDGYVLDGDKLIINDAAEAFTLAITSEIHPESNTALEGLYKSQGTFCTQCEAEGFRRITYFQDRPDVLSIFSVRIEADKDKYPVLLSNGNLMASGELAQGRHFTEWHDPFPKPCYLFALVAGDLVRIADTFRTRSGRHVDLHIYVRQGDEGQCGHAMASLKKAMKWDEDKYGREYELDLFNIVAVSDFNMGAMENTSLNIFNTKLVLAHQETATDADFTSVEAVIAHEYFHNWTGNRVTCRDWFQLSLKEGLTVFRDQEFSADMNSRAVQRIDDVDQLRRLQFPEDASPLAHPVQPDHFIEISNFYTMTIYEKGAELIRMQHTLLGEERYRQATDLYFQRYDGHAVTINDFVQCMADASGRDMTQFFRWYKQAGTPNLQASGRYNPEAGQYILTLKQSQPDTPGQTDKQPLLIPVAVGLLNEAGEETHATRVLEMTEPEQSFIFDNVPSRPVPSILRGFSAPVKLSTDLSDDDLRLLQLKDTDGFNKWEAGQTIALRTIQRVMADPGADIAQFIADFGVLLEQGLSEDTDKALLARALSLPSIAVISQAQEVVDPAAIDAARTSILKAIKQEHREILASLYEHHRGNGAFSISPAEMGRRALRNTVLQLLTVTNGTGCAARAKAHYDNADNMTDRVAALSSLADSNKPERDEVFADFYERFKGYQLVVDKWFSLQAIANRESIFEDFARLRQHPEFNIRNPNRVRALYSAFAVNNPVKFHDPSGQGYALLRDVIIELNAINPQIAARQVTPFREWKRYTPVLQVQMQDALRAIMDTPNLSNDVFEVVSKCLQA; encoded by the coding sequence ATGCCATCCATGTTCCCAGCTACCGAAACCGCGCCAACAACGATCTATCTCAAAGACTATACGCCCGCACCTTATCTCGCCTCTCGCATCGCACTCAAGTTCGAATTGTTCGAGGACAAGGCCATCGTCAGGTCGGAAGTCGCCTATGTGAAGAACCCAGCGACCAACTCGAACCGGCTGGTACTGAATGGGCAAGACCAAGTCATCCGGGCCGTGGAATTGGATGGGGCACCGTTCGACGGCTATGTGCTGGACGGCGATAAGCTCATCATCAATGATGCGGCCGAGGCATTCACGCTTGCGATCACGTCCGAGATCCACCCGGAAAGCAATACCGCGCTGGAGGGGCTGTACAAGTCCCAAGGCACTTTCTGCACCCAGTGCGAGGCAGAAGGGTTCCGTCGTATCACCTACTTCCAGGACCGGCCCGACGTCCTGAGCATCTTCTCGGTGCGCATCGAGGCGGACAAGGACAAGTACCCGGTATTGCTGTCGAATGGCAATCTGATGGCATCGGGTGAACTGGCGCAAGGACGTCACTTCACTGAATGGCACGACCCGTTCCCCAAGCCTTGCTATTTGTTCGCGTTGGTGGCCGGCGACCTCGTGCGCATTGCCGATACCTTCCGTACCAGGTCTGGCCGCCATGTGGACCTGCACATCTACGTGCGCCAGGGGGACGAGGGGCAATGTGGGCATGCCATGGCATCGCTCAAGAAGGCCATGAAGTGGGATGAAGACAAATACGGGCGTGAATATGAGCTGGACCTGTTCAACATCGTGGCGGTCAGCGACTTCAATATGGGGGCGATGGAAAACACTTCGCTCAATATTTTTAATACCAAGCTCGTGCTGGCTCACCAGGAAACCGCGACCGATGCCGATTTCACCAGCGTCGAGGCGGTGATTGCGCATGAGTACTTTCATAACTGGACCGGCAACCGCGTGACTTGCCGCGACTGGTTCCAACTGTCATTGAAAGAAGGCTTGACCGTATTCCGTGACCAGGAATTCAGCGCGGACATGAACTCGCGCGCGGTCCAGCGCATCGATGACGTCGACCAATTGCGCAGGCTGCAGTTTCCCGAGGATGCGAGCCCGCTGGCGCATCCCGTGCAGCCCGATCACTTCATCGAGATCAGCAATTTCTACACCATGACCATCTATGAAAAGGGGGCAGAGCTGATCCGTATGCAGCATACCCTGCTTGGCGAGGAGAGGTACCGACAGGCTACCGATCTTTATTTCCAGCGCTACGATGGTCACGCGGTCACCATCAACGATTTCGTCCAGTGCATGGCGGATGCCTCGGGGCGCGACATGACGCAGTTTTTCCGCTGGTACAAGCAGGCTGGTACGCCTAACCTGCAGGCAAGCGGACGTTACAACCCGGAAGCCGGGCAATACATCCTGACCCTCAAGCAATCCCAGCCGGATACGCCAGGGCAGACCGACAAGCAGCCGTTGCTGATCCCGGTTGCGGTGGGATTGCTCAATGAAGCGGGTGAGGAGACGCACGCCACCCGAGTGCTGGAAATGACGGAGCCCGAGCAAAGCTTCATTTTCGATAATGTGCCATCGCGCCCCGTGCCTTCCATTTTGCGTGGTTTTTCCGCGCCGGTGAAATTATCCACAGACCTCAGCGACGACGACCTGCGCCTGCTGCAGCTCAAGGATACAGACGGTTTTAATAAGTGGGAGGCCGGCCAGACCATTGCGCTGCGCACCATTCAGCGAGTCATGGCCGACCCTGGGGCGGACATCGCACAATTCATTGCCGACTTCGGCGTCCTGCTAGAACAAGGCTTGAGCGAGGACACAGACAAGGCCCTGTTGGCACGCGCCTTGTCACTGCCCTCCATCGCGGTCATCAGCCAGGCACAGGAGGTGGTTGACCCCGCGGCTATCGATGCTGCCCGGACCAGCATCCTCAAGGCCATCAAGCAGGAGCACAGGGAGATCCTGGCTAGCCTGTATGAGCACCACCGTGGCAATGGAGCGTTCTCCATTTCGCCAGCCGAGATGGGCCGCAGAGCATTGCGCAATACCGTGTTGCAACTGCTGACCGTGACCAATGGCACCGGATGTGCCGCGCGTGCCAAGGCGCATTACGACAATGCCGACAACATGACGGATCGCGTGGCCGCCTTATCTAGCCTGGCAGATAGCAACAAGCCTGAACGCGATGAGGTGTTCGCGGATTTCTATGAGCGTTTCAAGGGCTACCAGCTTGTGGTGGATAAATGGTTCTCCCTGCAGGCGATTGCCAACCGGGAAAGCATCTTCGAGGATTTCGCCCGATTGCGCCAGCATCCCGAATTCAATATCCGTAATCCGAACCGTGTCAGGGCGCTCTATTCGGCGTTTGCCGTCAACAACCCGGTGAAGTTCCATGACCCCAGCGGGCAGGGCTATGCCTTGCTTCGGGATGTGATCATCGAGTTGAATGCGATCAATCCGCAGATCGCTGCGCGACAGGTGACGCCTTTCCGCGAATGGAAACGCTATACGCCGGTGCTCCAAGTGCAGATGCAGGATGCGCTGCGCGCCATCATGGATACGCCCAACCTGTCCAACGACGTGTTCGAGGTGGTGAGTAAATGCCTGCAGGCATAG
- a CDS encoding phytanoyl-CoA dioxygenase family protein codes for MNPANTACYSTHGFQVFRRVLSPSWLHCTRDAVASIIRQYRTNAPLAQRNGVSLGEFSLAKPERNPGIDGSKLIHEPYIIGDMLTLDRRFVSLLSEYPLWSITANLLETQAGNIIFHYANLTRKPAGIGPAISWHRDNENTYFCPEGDDFLRLLIPLQDMSQENGGTAVVPGSHLDHSMNKHTLDKDAIAHPDVEAGDVLAIHPRLLHGGNPNRSDRERDVIIVQFGIAGARFRFQEDLEMGALHTRAHLHRAVSQASRQLSRFAVHMSVHLAAHPQTVGNMLEHGCPGKTHTSL; via the coding sequence ATGAACCCAGCCAATACTGCCTGTTACTCCACGCATGGGTTCCAGGTTTTCAGGCGTGTGCTTTCACCATCCTGGCTGCATTGTACGCGCGATGCCGTGGCATCCATCATCAGGCAATACCGCACCAATGCGCCCTTGGCGCAGCGGAACGGCGTCAGCCTGGGAGAGTTCTCGCTCGCGAAACCCGAACGCAATCCCGGCATTGATGGCAGCAAGCTGATCCATGAGCCGTACATCATCGGCGATATGCTCACGTTGGACAGGCGCTTTGTTTCATTGCTGTCAGAATATCCGCTTTGGTCGATCACGGCGAACCTGCTGGAGACGCAAGCCGGGAACATCATATTCCACTACGCCAACCTGACGCGCAAACCCGCGGGAATAGGTCCGGCGATCAGTTGGCACCGCGACAATGAAAATACTTACTTCTGCCCGGAAGGGGACGACTTTTTACGCCTGCTGATCCCCTTGCAGGACATGTCGCAGGAAAACGGCGGAACAGCAGTCGTGCCTGGCAGCCATCTGGATCACAGCATGAACAAGCACACACTGGATAAAGACGCTATTGCCCACCCGGATGTGGAGGCAGGCGATGTGCTGGCCATCCACCCGCGCCTTTTGCATGGCGGCAACCCCAATCGCAGCGACAGGGAGCGGGATGTCATCATCGTGCAGTTCGGCATCGCAGGCGCCAGATTCCGGTTTCAGGAAGACCTTGAAATGGGCGCCCTGCACACCCGCGCTCACCTTCATCGCGCTGTGAGCCAGGCCAGTCGGCAGCTCTCCCGGTTTGCGGTGCATATGTCGGTGCATCTGGCAGCCCATCCACAAACTGTCGGCAATATGCTTGAGCATGGGTGTCCCGGAAAAACGCACACATCCCTGTAG
- the tpx gene encoding thiol peroxidase, translating into MATVTLKGNPVQIGGNLPQKGETAPDFQLADAKRNLVSLADFAGKRKVLNIFPSIDTPTCATSVRTFNKQASGLANTVVLCISADLPFAQSRFCGAEGLENVITLSTFRDTAKFSKDYGVQILDSSLAGLTARAVVVLDENNQVLHSELVAEIANEPNYDAALAAL; encoded by the coding sequence ATGGCAACCGTTACCCTTAAAGGCAATCCGGTACAAATCGGCGGAAACCTGCCACAAAAAGGCGAAACCGCGCCCGATTTCCAATTAGCTGATGCGAAACGCAACCTGGTCAGCCTTGCCGACTTTGCCGGAAAGCGCAAGGTTTTGAACATCTTCCCCAGCATTGACACCCCAACCTGCGCCACCTCGGTCCGCACATTCAACAAGCAGGCCAGCGGCCTGGCCAATACCGTGGTACTGTGCATTTCCGCCGACCTGCCGTTTGCACAAAGCCGTTTCTGCGGCGCCGAAGGCCTGGAAAATGTCATCACCCTCTCCACTTTCCGCGATACCGCCAAGTTCTCCAAGGATTATGGCGTGCAAATCCTGGATAGTAGCCTGGCTGGCCTGACTGCACGTGCCGTAGTGGTGCTCGATGAAAACAATCAGGTGCTGCATAGCGAGCTGGTCGCGGAAATTGCCAACGAACCCAACTACGACGCCGCACTAGCCGCACTGTAA
- a CDS encoding Fur family transcriptional regulator → MIHEIGQRPTSSRVAVLNVLMESEFPLTHHEILQTLTQEAPFDRVTLYRVLDWLVECNLVHPIMGDDRARRFQLTQRNAKHHHAHFECSSCGKIFCLDEVKPRIPNSVPSHFTVESVELNIKGQCDHCNSVAN, encoded by the coding sequence ATGATACATGAGATTGGGCAGCGCCCGACCTCCTCACGTGTTGCCGTATTGAATGTTCTGATGGAGTCGGAATTCCCACTCACGCATCATGAAATATTGCAAACCCTGACCCAGGAAGCCCCCTTTGACCGCGTCACCTTGTATCGCGTTCTCGACTGGCTGGTGGAATGCAACCTCGTGCATCCTATCATGGGCGACGACCGCGCCAGGCGCTTCCAGCTCACCCAGCGCAATGCCAAGCACCACCATGCGCATTTCGAATGCTCATCCTGCGGCAAGATATTTTGCCTGGACGAAGTCAAGCCGCGCATTCCCAATAGCGTTCCCTCCCATTTTACCGTCGAGTCGGTCGAACTCAATATAAAAGGTCAATGCGACCACTGTAATTCCGTAGCTAACTGA
- a CDS encoding THUMP domain-containing class I SAM-dependent RNA methyltransferase, protein MHYQFFATCPRGLEPLLEDELNSIRARQIKPTDGGVGFAGDMLLCYRANLESRIATRILLQVGKGRYSNEDELYQGAYKIDWVQWFEVEQDFMVKVTGVRCPLKSLEFATLRIKDAICDRFREEVGSRPSIDTREPDVRVHAYLGAEEYQLYVDTSGNALYQRGLRRASIEAPLRENLAAGILKLSGWQPGTPLLDPMCGSGTFLLEAAMISLDIAPGSNRSFGFERLKNFNAGAWQSLLKQAKSRAKPVAFQGIYGSDADLRAVRITRKNLEQAGLLDAMQVAHREFTDVVPPAAEGILVANPPYGVRIGEDEELAALYPKMGEALKKKFAGWNAYFLTNDMRLPKLMRLSPTKRTPLFNGPLECRVFEIKMVAGSNRKEKSND, encoded by the coding sequence ATGCATTATCAGTTTTTTGCCACTTGTCCGCGCGGACTGGAACCTCTGCTCGAAGACGAGCTGAACAGCATCCGTGCGCGGCAAATCAAGCCGACCGACGGGGGCGTGGGTTTCGCCGGGGACATGCTGCTCTGCTACCGTGCCAACCTCGAGAGCCGTATTGCCACGCGCATCCTGCTGCAAGTCGGCAAGGGGCGCTACAGCAACGAGGATGAGCTCTACCAAGGCGCATACAAGATTGACTGGGTGCAGTGGTTCGAGGTGGAACAGGATTTCATGGTCAAGGTGACCGGCGTGAGGTGCCCGCTCAAGAGTCTAGAATTCGCGACCCTGCGTATCAAGGACGCCATCTGCGACCGCTTCCGCGAGGAAGTCGGCAGCCGGCCTTCCATCGATACCCGCGAGCCGGACGTGCGTGTGCATGCCTACCTGGGAGCCGAAGAATACCAGCTTTACGTGGATACTTCCGGCAATGCCTTGTATCAGCGTGGCCTGCGCCGCGCCAGCATCGAGGCGCCGTTGCGCGAGAACCTGGCGGCAGGCATCCTCAAGCTGTCGGGCTGGCAGCCTGGCACACCCTTGCTCGATCCGATGTGCGGTAGCGGGACGTTTCTGCTCGAGGCAGCGATGATCTCGCTGGATATCGCGCCGGGGAGCAACCGCAGCTTCGGTTTCGAACGGTTGAAGAACTTCAATGCCGGCGCATGGCAATCCCTGCTCAAGCAAGCCAAAAGCCGGGCCAAGCCTGTGGCATTCCAGGGTATCTACGGCAGCGATGCGGACCTGCGCGCGGTGAGGATAACCCGTAAGAATCTGGAGCAGGCCGGGCTGCTGGACGCGATGCAAGTCGCCCATCGCGAGTTCACCGATGTGGTGCCTCCCGCTGCCGAGGGTATCCTGGTCGCCAACCCGCCGTACGGGGTGCGAATCGGCGAAGATGAGGAGCTGGCGGCGCTCTATCCCAAAATGGGCGAGGCGCTGAAAAAGAAGTTCGCCGGCTGGAACGCCTATTTCCTCACCAACGACATGCGCCTGCCCAAGCTGATGCGGCTATCGCCTACCAAGCGCACACCATTGTTCAACGGCCCGCTGGAATGCCGCGTGTTCGAGATCAAGATGGTGGCCGGTTCCAACCGCAAGGAGAAAAGCAATGACTGA
- a CDS encoding FIST signal transduction protein, whose product MLVRQEALSSKMSIKDLPSSSPLPNANLVLVFGSVRRFSDGKLPTQLKERYPAAQIVGCTTSGEIGPHGVSDDSLQITAIAWDNTMQRVTYARANNMQTSAETAINLAKQLKSDSLRTILVFSDGLHINGSELLQGFQSVLGDIPIVGGMAGDNAEFSRTLQLLNDSIEEGLVVAIGLYGDKLITASGALGGWKPYGPPRKITRSEKNVVYEMDGKPALPLYRMYIGEQNAKALPGSGLRFPFAVIEEGKREVEKVRTLLAIDPEENSLTFAGNVEEGETVRLCQTTHDRLVEGAGGAARLVTANLDTSQPGLALCVSCVGRKLVMAEQIADEIQAVQQTLGSQTALTGFYSYGEFCPRPNTTDNVLHNQTMTIGYLSEAL is encoded by the coding sequence ATGCTAGTCAGACAGGAAGCTCTATCGTCGAAGATGAGCATCAAGGATTTGCCATCGTCTTCACCATTACCCAATGCCAATCTCGTATTGGTATTTGGTTCGGTCAGGCGCTTCAGCGATGGCAAACTGCCGACCCAGCTCAAGGAGCGCTACCCAGCCGCCCAGATCGTCGGCTGCACCACCTCCGGTGAAATCGGCCCCCATGGCGTCAGCGACGACAGTCTGCAGATCACCGCCATCGCCTGGGACAACACCATGCAGCGCGTCACCTATGCTCGCGCCAACAACATGCAGACATCGGCCGAAACGGCCATCAACCTTGCCAAGCAACTCAAATCGGACAGTCTGCGCACCATCCTGGTCTTCTCCGACGGCCTGCATATCAACGGCTCGGAACTGCTGCAGGGCTTTCAGAGCGTGCTGGGCGACATCCCGATCGTCGGCGGCATGGCGGGCGACAATGCCGAGTTCTCCCGGACACTACAGCTGCTTAACGACAGCATTGAAGAAGGCCTGGTGGTTGCCATCGGCCTCTATGGCGACAAGCTCATCACCGCCAGTGGCGCATTGGGCGGATGGAAACCCTACGGTCCGCCACGCAAGATCACGCGCTCGGAAAAAAATGTGGTGTATGAAATGGACGGCAAACCGGCGCTACCGCTCTATCGCATGTACATCGGCGAACAAAACGCCAAAGCCTTGCCCGGCTCGGGCCTCCGTTTCCCATTTGCAGTCATCGAGGAAGGCAAGCGCGAAGTGGAAAAAGTGCGCACCCTGCTTGCCATCGATCCGGAAGAAAACAGCCTGACCTTTGCCGGAAACGTGGAGGAAGGCGAAACCGTGCGCCTCTGCCAAACCACGCATGACCGGCTGGTCGAGGGCGCAGGCGGCGCTGCGAGGCTGGTGACCGCAAACCTGGATACCAGCCAGCCCGGCCTGGCCTTGTGTGTCAGCTGCGTCGGGCGCAAACTGGTGATGGCCGAGCAGATTGCGGATGAGATCCAGGCGGTGCAACAAACGCTGGGTAGCCAGACTGCGCTAACCGGCTTCTATTCTTACGGGGAATTCTGTCCGCGGCCCAACACCACGGATAATGTATTGCACAACCAGACCATGACCATCGGTTATCTGAGCGAAGCGTTATGA
- a CDS encoding ribonuclease catalytic domain-containing protein, whose protein sequence is MNVFFEEEGSFKVASVMTENPSSLQVEAISGKRSKIKSANVLMRFEGALSGFMESASAEAEGLDVPFLWECCGEPEFGFEELAEEYYGGKPTSIQAAAIAIRLHSAPMYFYRKGKGRYKAAPEETLQAALAGLEKKRQQAEKVAQYVEQLKAGQLPAEFDGKVIDALLYQPDKNSLEWKALEQAASETNQHVVRVLASCGAIASVHDYHLGAFLREYFAEGQGFPDMEPPIVPSDLPRAEAEAFSIDDSTTTEIDDAFTIVPLADGVVRVGIHIAAPALGILPGSQLDQVVMQRLSTVYMPGHKITMLPDEVVAPFSLNQGEWRSALSLYLDVAPDLSIVKRESRVEQVKVAENLRHDTLEPFFNENTLDQDTGHPYWQRLLFLFRLAESLEKARGKYDPTRPVQLDYSFYVNDGRVRILARRRGAPIDKLVAELMIEANSHWGGLLAEHHVPGIYRAQNGGKVYMTVKAEPHQGLGVSQYSWSTSPLRRAVDLVNQRQIISVVQGDEPVYPPGSDDLAVVMRNFDLTYNAYNEFQTRMERYWCLQYLLQEDIHEIGATVWRESLVRLDGMPLIAKVHGMPELAPGSRVRIEIQKVDTLLIELESRFKSMEHAEAAAESEAA, encoded by the coding sequence ATGAACGTATTTTTTGAAGAAGAGGGCAGTTTCAAGGTTGCCTCGGTCATGACGGAAAACCCCAGCTCTCTCCAGGTGGAGGCCATTTCCGGCAAACGCTCCAAGATCAAGTCCGCCAACGTATTGATGCGCTTCGAAGGCGCATTGTCGGGATTCATGGAAAGCGCCAGCGCAGAGGCCGAGGGCCTCGATGTGCCATTCCTGTGGGAATGCTGCGGCGAACCCGAGTTCGGTTTCGAGGAGCTTGCCGAGGAGTATTACGGCGGCAAGCCGACTTCCATCCAGGCGGCCGCCATTGCTATCCGGCTGCATAGCGCTCCCATGTATTTCTATCGCAAGGGCAAGGGGCGTTACAAGGCCGCCCCCGAGGAAACCTTGCAGGCCGCGCTGGCGGGGCTGGAAAAAAAGCGCCAGCAAGCCGAGAAAGTGGCGCAGTATGTGGAGCAGCTCAAGGCCGGGCAGTTGCCTGCCGAGTTCGATGGCAAGGTGATCGATGCCTTGCTCTACCAGCCCGACAAGAACAGCCTGGAATGGAAGGCACTGGAGCAGGCGGCAAGTGAAACCAATCAGCATGTCGTGCGCGTGCTGGCGTCGTGCGGTGCGATTGCATCCGTGCATGACTACCATCTCGGCGCATTCCTGCGGGAATACTTCGCCGAAGGGCAGGGCTTCCCCGACATGGAGCCGCCCATCGTGCCGAGCGATCTGCCGCGCGCCGAGGCTGAGGCATTCAGCATCGACGACAGCACCACCACCGAGATCGACGATGCCTTCACAATTGTGCCGTTGGCCGATGGCGTGGTCAGGGTAGGCATCCATATTGCTGCACCGGCGCTCGGCATTCTGCCGGGCAGCCAGCTGGATCAGGTTGTCATGCAGCGGCTTTCCACCGTCTATATGCCGGGCCACAAGATCACCATGCTGCCGGATGAAGTGGTGGCGCCGTTCAGCCTGAACCAGGGCGAGTGGCGGTCGGCGCTTTCGCTTTACCTGGACGTGGCGCCCGACTTGAGCATCGTTAAGCGGGAAAGCCGCGTCGAGCAGGTCAAGGTTGCCGAGAACCTGCGCCATGACACGCTGGAACCTTTCTTCAACGAAAACACACTGGATCAAGACACGGGACATCCCTATTGGCAGCGACTGCTGTTCCTGTTCCGGCTGGCCGAGTCGCTGGAAAAGGCGCGTGGCAAATATGACCCTACACGTCCGGTCCAGCTCGACTACAGTTTCTATGTGAACGATGGCCGGGTGCGCATCCTGGCGCGCCGTCGCGGCGCACCGATCGACAAGCTGGTGGCCGAACTCATGATCGAGGCCAACAGTCATTGGGGAGGCCTGCTGGCCGAGCACCATGTGCCGGGCATTTACCGTGCCCAGAACGGTGGCAAGGTCTACATGACGGTCAAGGCCGAGCCGCACCAGGGACTGGGTGTGAGCCAGTACAGCTGGAGTACCTCACCATTGCGCCGCGCGGTGGACCTGGTCAACCAGCGCCAGATCATCTCGGTGGTGCAGGGAGATGAGCCTGTCTACCCACCAGGCAGCGACGATCTGGCCGTGGTGATGCGCAACTTCGACCTGACCTACAACGCCTATAACGAGTTCCAGACACGCATGGAGCGTTACTGGTGCCTGCAATACCTGCTGCAGGAAGACATCCATGAGATCGGCGCCACTGTCTGGCGCGAGAGCCTGGTACGCCTCGACGGCATGCCGCTGATCGCGAAGGTGCACGGAATGCCCGAGCTGGCGCCCGGCAGTCGCGTGAGGATTGAAATCCAGAAGGTCGATACCTTGCTGATCGAGCTCGAAAGCCGCTTCAAGTCGATGGAGCATGCCGAAGCCGCGGCAGAAAGCGAGGCGGCCTGA
- a CDS encoding response regulator: MVIDDSHTIRRSAEIFLRQSGCEVFLAEDGFDALSKIASHPPDVIFVDIMMPRLDGYQTCSLIKRNPRFKSIPVIMLSSKDGLFDRARGRMAGSDQYLTKPFTQNALLDAVRQHRQHSPGELTMEQE, translated from the coding sequence ATGGTCATAGATGACAGTCATACCATACGCAGGAGCGCCGAGATTTTCCTCCGGCAATCGGGGTGCGAGGTATTTCTGGCCGAGGATGGCTTTGATGCCTTGTCCAAAATCGCCAGCCATCCCCCCGATGTGATCTTCGTCGATATCATGATGCCGCGCCTGGATGGCTACCAGACCTGTTCCCTGATCAAGCGCAACCCCCGCTTCAAATCCATTCCCGTGATCATGCTGTCCAGCAAGGACGGCTTATTTGACCGCGCGCGCGGCCGCATGGCCGGTTCCGACCAGTACCTGACAAAGCCTTTTACGCAAAATGCCCTGCTCGACGCTGTGCGCCAGCATAGGCAGCACAGTCCGGGCGAGCTAACCATGGAACAAGAGTAA
- a CDS encoding nucleotide pyrophosphohydrolase: MTDDSIRPDSLENLRARINHFVAEREWDQFHTPKNLAMAMIVEAAEVVEHFQWDSPAESSTLTDERRTEIGHELADTFVYLLRIAEVCGIDLIAAANAKIDLNAKKYPADKARGSNAKYTAYQEQ; encoded by the coding sequence ATGACTGATGACAGCATCCGGCCGGATTCCCTGGAAAACCTGCGCGCGCGGATCAACCACTTTGTCGCCGAGCGCGAATGGGACCAGTTCCATACGCCCAAGAACCTGGCCATGGCGATGATCGTGGAAGCGGCAGAGGTGGTGGAGCACTTTCAGTGGGACAGCCCGGCTGAGAGTAGCACGCTGACCGATGAACGCAGAACCGAGATCGGTCACGAGCTCGCCGATACCTTCGTATACTTGCTGCGTATTGCCGAGGTATGCGGTATCGACCTGATTGCGGCAGCCAATGCCAAGATAGACCTCAACGCGAAGAAATATCCCGCTGACAAGGCGCGTGGCAGCAACGCCAAATACACCGCATACCAGGAGCAGTGA
- a CDS encoding polyamine aminopropyltransferase, with translation MFRVGRKIARSIHKAITSEDSVDVSELDGVRSLHLGSDTIQSSMRIKDPYALELRYSRGMMVYLLFQKQPRDLVVLGLGGGSIPKYVYHHLPQVKTRVVEINPRIIEVARSHFFTPENDERFEIIEGDAAAFLRDNPATTSMLMMDAFGSNGLPPDLCSQDFFDSCFEALTLDGMCAINLWGSDKHYDVYLQRIETSFHGRILVMPTGRPGNVVVFGFKRAPNDLRWSTLRVRAKALEAEHKIEFLEFVERLREHNPSTSNRLLLES, from the coding sequence ATGTTCAGAGTGGGGCGCAAGATTGCGCGCAGCATACACAAGGCCATTACCAGCGAAGACAGTGTCGATGTAAGCGAGCTGGACGGCGTGCGTTCCCTGCACCTGGGGTCGGACACCATCCAGAGCTCAATGCGCATCAAGGATCCGTATGCGCTGGAACTGCGCTATTCGCGCGGCATGATGGTCTACCTACTGTTCCAGAAGCAACCGCGTGACCTGGTGGTGCTAGGCCTGGGCGGCGGTTCGATTCCCAAATACGTTTACCACCACCTGCCGCAGGTAAAGACGCGGGTGGTGGAAATCAACCCGCGCATCATCGAGGTGGCGCGCAGCCATTTCTTCACTCCGGAAAACGACGAACGCTTCGAGATCATCGAGGGCGACGCGGCTGCTTTCCTGCGCGACAACCCGGCCACGACTTCCATGCTCATGATGGATGCGTTCGGTAGCAATGGCTTGCCTCCCGACCTATGCTCGCAGGATTTCTTCGACTCCTGCTTTGAGGCGCTGACGCTGGATGGCATGTGCGCGATCAACCTATGGGGCAGCGACAAGCATTACGATGTCTACCTGCAGCGCATCGAGACCAGCTTTCATGGTCGCATCCTGGTGATGCCCACGGGCAGGCCTGGCAATGTAGTCGTGTTCGGCTTCAAGCGCGCGCCTAACGACCTGCGCTGGAGCACGCTGCGCGTTCGCGCCAAGGCGCTCGAAGCCGAGCACAAGATCGAGTTCCTTGAGTTCGTCGAGCGCTTGCGCGAGCACAACCCGAGTACTAGCAACCGCTTGTTGCTGGAATCCTAA
- the dksA gene encoding RNA polymerase-binding protein DksA yields MLNLDIVSVEELLAMPDDHYMNPQQLAFFQRLLEQQLAHIRHNAAETSKHLREHEEFPDPADRATQEELHTLELRTRDRERKLEKKINAALQRIRDGEYGYCEESGEPIGLQRLLARPTATLALEAQERHERRERQYSH; encoded by the coding sequence ATGTTGAACCTAGATATCGTCAGCGTTGAAGAACTGCTTGCCATGCCTGACGACCATTACATGAATCCGCAGCAGCTCGCCTTCTTCCAACGATTGCTCGAACAGCAGCTCGCCCATATTCGCCACAACGCTGCCGAAACCAGCAAACACTTGAGAGAACACGAAGAATTTCCCGATCCAGCCGACCGTGCCACGCAGGAAGAACTGCATACACTGGAACTGCGCACGCGTGACCGTGAGCGCAAGCTGGAAAAGAAAATCAACGCGGCATTGCAGCGTATCCGCGATGGCGAATACGGCTATTGCGAAGAGTCCGGCGAGCCTATCGGCCTGCAGCGCCTGCTCGCCCGCCCGACTGCCACCCTTGCGCTGGAGGCACAGGAGCGGCATGAAAGGCGCGAGCGCCAATACAGCCACTAA